Proteins encoded within one genomic window of Cellulomonas flavigena DSM 20109:
- a CDS encoding FAD-dependent oxidoreductase translates to MGWLDALLSRVGPYRTGTLALVAVHAAAALAGYLGMLDLDPVALAATLGATTLGTLLTSLPGALVDGGRVHVESSLITGLILALLVWPALTVDGLVGAGLVGAAAGLSKVLVRWGGRHLLNPAAAGALVAGLVVAPVLGSGAPVWWVGTPLLAPVVLVAGAFVLRRTATGAVALAYLVAYLAVTVPRLVQSGQEPLAALVTTLGSHPALFVAGFMVVEPLTQAPRRWARVAVALLAGAVAGVPFVLGPLSTSPELAVVVANLVTALVAAPRAVRLTVVGHDTPGPDTHEVLLRPQRALRWQPGQWAEIDVGRARPDGRGRRRVFSLVPAGRDAVAVAFGVRDRPSAFKRALMGAPVGTTVRATTVGGDFLLPDDPQRPVVLVAGGIGITPFISQIEHAGPRDIVLVVVCATGMPPPYLRRLARTRVRVVVVSPEPVPALPPRWTQHRGTRLTPAVLRAAMPDLPKRVAYVAGSPDLVRRARAVLREVGVRKVRTDTFVGYGRRPVHRSARAQERARVEAGAAR, encoded by the coding sequence ATGGGATGGCTCGACGCGCTGCTCAGCCGCGTGGGCCCGTACCGCACGGGGACGCTCGCGCTGGTCGCCGTGCACGCGGCGGCGGCGCTGGCCGGGTACCTCGGGATGCTCGATCTCGACCCGGTCGCGCTCGCCGCGACGCTCGGGGCCACGACGCTGGGAACACTGCTCACGAGCCTGCCGGGGGCGCTCGTCGACGGCGGGCGCGTGCACGTCGAGTCGTCGCTCATCACGGGGCTGATCCTCGCGCTGCTCGTCTGGCCCGCGCTGACGGTCGACGGGCTGGTCGGCGCCGGCCTCGTGGGTGCCGCGGCGGGGCTGTCGAAGGTGCTCGTGCGCTGGGGTGGCCGCCACCTGCTCAACCCCGCGGCCGCGGGGGCGCTCGTCGCGGGACTCGTGGTGGCCCCCGTCCTCGGGTCGGGTGCGCCGGTCTGGTGGGTCGGCACACCTCTCCTCGCACCCGTCGTCCTCGTCGCGGGCGCGTTCGTGCTCCGGCGCACGGCGACGGGCGCGGTCGCGCTCGCGTACCTCGTCGCGTACCTCGCGGTGACCGTGCCGCGGCTCGTGCAGTCGGGGCAGGAGCCGCTGGCTGCGCTGGTCACCACGCTGGGGTCGCACCCCGCGCTCTTCGTCGCCGGCTTCATGGTCGTCGAGCCCCTGACGCAGGCGCCGCGCCGGTGGGCGCGCGTCGCGGTAGCGCTGCTCGCCGGGGCGGTGGCCGGTGTGCCGTTCGTGCTGGGCCCGCTGTCGACGTCACCGGAGCTCGCGGTCGTCGTCGCCAACCTCGTCACCGCGTTGGTCGCGGCGCCGCGTGCCGTGCGGCTCACCGTCGTCGGGCACGACACGCCCGGCCCCGACACCCACGAGGTGCTCCTGCGCCCGCAGCGGGCGTTGCGCTGGCAGCCCGGCCAGTGGGCGGAGATCGACGTCGGCCGTGCGCGTCCCGACGGTCGCGGGCGGCGCCGCGTGTTCTCGCTCGTCCCCGCGGGTCGGGACGCGGTCGCCGTGGCGTTCGGCGTCCGGGACCGCCCTTCGGCGTTCAAGCGCGCCCTCATGGGGGCGCCCGTCGGCACGACGGTGCGCGCGACGACCGTCGGTGGCGACTTCCTGCTGCCGGACGACCCGCAGCGCCCCGTCGTCCTGGTCGCCGGTGGCATCGGGATCACACCGTTCATCTCGCAGATCGAGCACGCCGGACCGCGCGACATCGTGCTGGTCGTCGTGTGTGCGACCGGCATGCCGCCGCCGTACCTGCGACGCCTGGCGCGCACGCGCGTCCGCGTGGTCGTCGTGTCGCCGGAACCCGTGCCCGCGCTGCCGCCGCGCTGGACGCAGCACCGCGGCACGCGGCTGACGCCCGCCGTGCTCCGGGCGGCGATGCCCGACCTGCCGAAGCGTGTCGCGTACGTCGCCGGCTCGCCGGACCTCGTGCGTCGGGCGCGGGCGGTGCTGCGCGAGGTCGGCGTGCGCAAGGTGCGCACGGACACCTTCGTCGGCTACGGGCGCCGACCGGTGCACCGGTCGGCGCGTGCGCAGGAGCGGGCGCGGGTCGAGGCCGGTGCCGCCCGCTGA
- a CDS encoding FMN-binding domain-containing protein → MPPRRPSAALRLSAGLGAGLALTGCTVALPADARPPTRADSAPAPAQPAADGTYSGSATYETPGGRQQIDVTVVLTDGVVTGVRVDPAATNATSRRFQERFASAVVDTVVGRPLDEVSIDRLAGSSSTGAGFMAALDEAVRDAPRA, encoded by the coding sequence ATGCCACCTCGTCGTCCCTCGGCCGCGCTGCGGCTCTCCGCAGGGCTCGGCGCCGGTCTCGCGCTCACCGGCTGCACCGTCGCGCTGCCGGCCGACGCTCGACCGCCGACGCGTGCGGACAGCGCGCCCGCACCCGCGCAGCCCGCCGCCGACGGCACCTACAGCGGCAGCGCCACCTACGAGACACCCGGGGGACGCCAGCAGATCGACGTCACCGTGGTGCTCACCGACGGGGTGGTCACCGGTGTGCGCGTCGACCCCGCGGCCACCAACGCGACGTCGCGGCGCTTCCAGGAGCGCTTCGCCTCCGCGGTCGTGGACACCGTGGTGGGCCGTCCGCTCGACGAGGTGAGCATCGACCGGCTCGCAGGTTCGTCGTCCACCGGTGCAGGGTTCATGGCGGCGCTCGACGAGGCGGTCCGCGATGCGCCACGGGCCTGA
- a CDS encoding DUF3145 domain-containing protein — MAGAITRGVLFVHSAPRALCPHVEWAAGNALGARVSLDWTPQPAGPTFYRAELSWQGAPGTGARLASALRGWAHLRYEVTEEPSPGVDGSRWSHTPELGIFHAATDVHGNVVVPEDRIRAALEHAADPERLRAELDLALGQAWDDELEPFRYAGAGAPVRWLHRVG; from the coding sequence ATGGCCGGTGCCATCACCCGCGGTGTACTTTTCGTGCACTCCGCGCCGCGCGCGCTGTGCCCCCACGTCGAGTGGGCGGCAGGCAACGCGCTGGGCGCGCGCGTCAGCCTGGACTGGACACCGCAGCCCGCCGGGCCGACGTTCTACCGCGCCGAGCTCTCGTGGCAGGGCGCGCCGGGCACCGGTGCGCGGCTCGCGTCCGCGCTGCGCGGCTGGGCCCACCTGCGGTACGAGGTGACGGAGGAACCGAGCCCGGGCGTCGACGGGTCGCGCTGGAGCCACACGCCCGAGCTCGGCATCTTCCACGCCGCGACGGACGTGCACGGCAACGTCGTCGTGCCCGAGGACCGGATCCGGGCGGCGCTCGAGCACGCCGCCGACCCCGAGCGGCTGCGCGCCGAGCTCGATCTCGCGCTCGGCCAGGCGTGGGACGACGAGCTCGAGCCGTTCCGGTACGCCGGCGCCGGCGCGCCCGTGCGGTGGCTCCACCGCGTGGGCTGA
- the def gene encoding peptide deformylase encodes MALREIRTVGDPVLRTPCDPITTIDERVRSLVEDLLETVDMDGRAGLAANQIGVGLRAFSWNIDDEIGYVLNPVIVELSEDEYQDGDEGCLSVPGLWFPTHRAWYARVVGTDLDGREVVVEGTELMARCLQHEVDHLDGMLYLDRLERSVRKKAMRAIREQL; translated from the coding sequence ATGGCCCTGCGTGAGATCCGTACCGTCGGCGACCCGGTGCTGCGCACCCCCTGCGACCCCATCACCACGATCGACGAGCGCGTGCGCTCGCTCGTCGAGGACCTCCTCGAGACGGTGGACATGGACGGGCGAGCGGGCCTCGCGGCCAACCAGATCGGCGTGGGCCTGCGGGCGTTCTCCTGGAACATCGACGACGAGATCGGGTACGTGCTCAACCCCGTCATCGTGGAGCTGTCCGAGGACGAGTACCAGGACGGCGACGAGGGCTGCCTGTCGGTGCCCGGCCTGTGGTTCCCGACGCACCGCGCCTGGTACGCGCGCGTCGTCGGTACCGACCTGGACGGCCGTGAGGTCGTCGTCGAGGGAACCGAGCTCATGGCCCGCTGCCTGCAGCACGAGGTCGACCACCTCGACGGGATGCTCTACCTTGACCGGCTGGAGCGTTCGGTGCGCAAGAAGGCGATGCGGGCGATCCGCGAGCAGCTCTGA
- a CDS encoding BldC family transcriptional regulator, with protein sequence MALHTTEAPLTQGALLTPGEVAVLFRVDPKTVTRWAQAGKLSAVRTLGGHRRFHEAEVRQLLTGVPQQRAGE encoded by the coding sequence ATGGCTCTTCACACCACCGAGGCCCCCCTCACGCAGGGCGCCCTGCTCACCCCCGGCGAGGTCGCCGTCCTGTTCCGCGTCGACCCGAAGACGGTCACGCGCTGGGCGCAGGCCGGCAAGCTCTCCGCCGTCCGCACCCTGGGTGGGCACCGCCGCTTCCACGAGGCCGAGGTCCGTCAGCTCCTCACGGGCGTCCCGCAGCAGCGCGCCGGGGAGTGA
- a CDS encoding DUF1206 domain-containing protein, translating into MATVATTSPQGAWELGARAGYAASGVMHALIGVLAAQLALGSSGGSADESGAFAALAQTPFGGVALWFSVVGFTALALWQAAAALSGAAGATADRVKAGAKGAVYLVLALTALSVVRGGNGGGGASDFTARLMQSTGGRLLVGAIGLGLVAVGVYHVVKGVRRKFLEDLTRLPSGTAGRVARRAGTVGYAAKGVALGIVGVLFVLAAARANPAEASGLDGALQALRDAPAGPVLLLLVAAGLVAFGVYCGVRSRFGRL; encoded by the coding sequence ATGGCCACGGTCGCGACGACGTCACCGCAGGGGGCGTGGGAGCTGGGGGCACGGGCGGGCTACGCCGCCAGCGGAGTCATGCACGCGCTCATCGGCGTGCTGGCCGCACAGCTCGCGCTCGGCTCGTCGGGTGGGAGCGCCGACGAGTCGGGGGCGTTCGCGGCGCTCGCGCAGACGCCGTTCGGCGGTGTCGCGCTGTGGTTCAGCGTGGTGGGGTTCACGGCTCTGGCGCTCTGGCAGGCCGCGGCGGCGCTCAGCGGGGCCGCGGGTGCGACCGCGGACCGTGTGAAGGCCGGCGCGAAGGGCGCGGTCTACCTCGTGCTCGCCCTCACCGCGCTGTCGGTGGTCCGCGGCGGGAACGGCGGGGGCGGTGCGTCGGACTTCACCGCGCGCCTGATGCAGAGCACCGGTGGGCGCCTCCTCGTGGGGGCGATCGGGCTCGGCCTCGTCGCCGTCGGCGTCTACCACGTCGTCAAGGGCGTGCGGAGGAAGTTCCTCGAGGACCTCACGCGGCTGCCGTCCGGGACGGCCGGGCGGGTCGCCCGTCGCGCCGGGACCGTGGGCTACGCGGCCAAGGGCGTCGCGCTCGGGATCGTCGGCGTCCTCTTCGTGCTCGCAGCCGCGCGCGCGAACCCCGCGGAGGCGAGCGGTCTGGACGGTGCGCTGCAGGCGCTGCGGGACGCTCCGGCGGGCCCGGTGCTGCTCCTGCTCGTCGCGGCCGGCCTGGTCGCTTTTGGGGTGTACTGCGGTGTGAGGTCCCGGTTCGGCAGGCTGTGA
- a CDS encoding phosphatase PAP2 family protein yields the protein MPAARVPGRALLRAAAFGAAVVLPVVALAVAVRGGSGAVVRFDEATVAAATDVTRSSDTLRTALVGWQEVFAARWLNLVLVPAVGAWAWRRDELRDRVVWAGVTVAVGWGLQHLAKLVVQRARPVIDDAVAHAPGWSFPSGHAANTTTVAVVLTVLVWPVLGRAGRVAVPTVAGLLVALTVADRVLLGVHYPSDVVAGVLFGTAVAGASYLGWRRSPPDERHGTGRTAASAPTPEHLAP from the coding sequence ATGCCAGCCGCGCGTGTCCCCGGACGTGCACTGCTGCGCGCCGCCGCGTTCGGCGCCGCCGTGGTGCTGCCGGTCGTCGCGCTCGCCGTCGCGGTGCGCGGCGGGTCGGGTGCCGTCGTGCGGTTCGACGAGGCCACGGTGGCCGCGGCGACGGACGTCACCCGCTCCTCCGACACGCTGCGGACCGCGCTGGTCGGGTGGCAGGAGGTGTTCGCCGCGCGCTGGCTGAACCTCGTGCTCGTGCCCGCGGTGGGCGCCTGGGCGTGGCGGCGCGACGAGCTGCGCGACCGCGTCGTGTGGGCGGGCGTGACCGTGGCGGTCGGGTGGGGGCTGCAGCACCTGGCCAAGCTCGTCGTGCAGCGCGCGCGTCCCGTGATCGACGACGCCGTCGCGCACGCGCCCGGCTGGAGCTTCCCGTCGGGGCACGCGGCCAACACGACCACCGTCGCCGTCGTGCTCACCGTGCTCGTGTGGCCCGTGCTGGGACGTGCCGGCCGGGTCGCCGTGCCGACCGTCGCGGGCCTGCTGGTCGCGCTGACCGTCGCCGACCGGGTGCTGCTCGGCGTGCACTACCCGTCCGACGTCGTGGCAGGGGTCCTGTTCGGCACCGCGGTCGCCGGCGCGTCGTACCTCGGCTGGCGCCGGTCGCCGCCCGACGAGCGGCACGGGACGGGCCGCACGGCCGCGTCGGCCCCCACCCCTGAGCACCTGGCCCCTTGA
- a CDS encoding phosphatase PAP2 family protein, translating to MHEFWHRYETDTRAPSGAELRRDLARRVLLPALALWGVVVGLGLLITGPLGGLQAETGVNAWLVEQRTPTLDAVTTVLSAIGQTEFLIGACVLAIALVWWRTRQWWYAMVPGLAVAVQAAIFLTSALVVGRERPDVEQLDEAPPTSSFPSGHTGAATAFYLSLAMMAQRIGNPVARWTVTLLCVLVPVAVGVARMYRGMHSLTDVLVGFLNGATCAVLAWNGVRRRQG from the coding sequence TTGCACGAGTTCTGGCACCGGTACGAGACCGACACCCGCGCCCCCTCGGGTGCGGAGCTGCGCCGCGACCTCGCCCGGCGCGTCCTGCTGCCGGCCCTCGCCCTGTGGGGCGTGGTCGTCGGTCTTGGCCTGCTGATCACCGGACCGTTGGGCGGTCTGCAGGCAGAGACGGGCGTCAACGCCTGGCTGGTGGAGCAGCGCACGCCGACGCTCGACGCCGTGACGACCGTGCTGTCGGCCATCGGGCAGACGGAGTTCCTCATCGGCGCGTGCGTCCTCGCGATCGCGCTCGTGTGGTGGCGCACCCGCCAGTGGTGGTACGCCATGGTGCCGGGGCTCGCGGTGGCGGTGCAGGCCGCGATCTTCCTGACCTCCGCGCTCGTCGTGGGCCGCGAGCGGCCCGACGTCGAGCAGCTCGACGAGGCGCCGCCGACCTCGAGCTTCCCCAGCGGCCACACCGGAGCGGCCACCGCCTTCTACCTGTCGCTCGCGATGATGGCGCAGCGGATCGGCAACCCCGTCGCACGGTGGACGGTGACGCTGCTGTGCGTGCTCGTCCCCGTCGCGGTCGGCGTCGCGCGCATGTACCGCGGGATGCACTCGCTCACCGACGTGCTGGTCGGGTTCCTCAACGGTGCGACGTGCGCGGTGCTCGCGTGGAACGGCGTGCGGCGCCGGCAGGGCTGA
- a CDS encoding transglutaminase-like domain-containing protein — translation MLRSVAAHLSLDVHKPLELLLAVAVADGPYERSELMLARTDDDPLDVQEIKTPHGGRVHRILAPAGRVVVDYQATVTGQATEPPVEDVDLVEYRRPSRYVDSDRLLAFARDQFRGLEGPALLDAAVTWVAEHVSYAPGTSLPTDGASDTLLKRRGVCRDFAHLVVALLRACDVPARLASAYAPGLKPMDFHAVAEAWVDGAWYVVDATRLAPRPSLLRIATGRDATDTAFLSYYGGSLRLRSMTVTAVTDTKVTDDGTGLVALR, via the coding sequence GTGCTGCGCTCCGTGGCTGCCCACCTCTCGCTCGACGTCCACAAGCCGCTCGAGCTGCTGCTCGCCGTGGCCGTCGCGGACGGCCCCTACGAGCGCTCCGAGCTGATGCTCGCGCGCACCGACGACGACCCGCTGGACGTGCAGGAGATCAAGACGCCCCACGGAGGTCGGGTCCACCGCATCCTGGCGCCGGCCGGGCGCGTGGTGGTCGACTACCAGGCGACCGTGACGGGCCAGGCGACCGAGCCCCCGGTGGAGGACGTCGACCTCGTGGAGTACCGCCGCCCCAGCCGGTACGTCGACTCCGACCGGTTGCTGGCGTTCGCGCGCGACCAGTTCCGCGGCCTCGAGGGGCCGGCGCTGCTCGACGCCGCGGTCACCTGGGTCGCCGAGCACGTGAGCTACGCGCCGGGCACGAGCCTGCCGACCGACGGCGCGAGCGACACGCTCCTGAAGCGGCGCGGCGTCTGCCGGGACTTCGCGCACCTCGTCGTGGCCCTCCTGCGCGCGTGCGACGTGCCCGCCCGCCTGGCGTCGGCGTACGCGCCCGGGCTCAAGCCCATGGACTTCCACGCGGTGGCCGAGGCGTGGGTCGACGGCGCCTGGTACGTCGTCGACGCGACGCGCCTCGCACCGCGTCCGTCGCTGCTGCGCATCGCGACGGGCCGGGACGCGACCGACACCGCGTTCCTGTCGTACTACGGGGGCAGCCTGCGGCTGCGGTCGATGACCGTCACCGCGGTGACTGACACCAAGGTCACCGACGACGGCACGGGGCTGGTCGCGCTGCGCTGA
- the dnaG gene encoding DNA primase: MAGRILREDVEAVRERVRIEEIVGAHVALRPAGVGSLKGLCPFHDERSPSFHVRPQVGRYHCFGCGEGGDVIAFVQQVDGLGFTDAVEYLASRVGMQLRYEEGGGPARPGEEPGKRRRLLDAHRVAEEFYREQLVTPQAAVARTFLAERGFDRAAADEFGVGFAPQGWDGLLRHLRGRGFTEAELTASGLVSQGQRGIYDRFRGRLVWPIREVTGETVGFGARRLLDDDNGPKYLNTPETPLYRKSHVLYGIDLAKREISKQKQVVVVEGYTDVMAMHLSGVRTAVATCGTAFGTDHARIVRRLVGDHGGAGGVQLAGGASVGGEIVFTFDGDAAGQKAALRAFGEDQAFSAQTFVAVEPSGMDPCDLRQARGPDAVAALVASRQPLFEFVIRSTLAAHDLGTAEGRIRALRAAAPVVASIRDSALRPEYERLLAGWLGMDDVSGVRRAVADARRAPRPGARQADRDVVARPGGRPDDAPAVVPVARMAAPDRRDPVAQVERTALEVVLQHPTLVPREFDDLPADACAAPAYRAVHEAVRAAGGIAVAVDIATHGGEAAWVEAVIEAAAEPVRPLLTELSVAPLPEDRPTALPAFVRGVVTRLVDVGLTRRVADVRGRLQRLGDDADPSEQRALLSELLDLEAQRRTLRAG; this comes from the coding sequence GTGGCCGGACGAATTCTGCGGGAGGACGTGGAGGCCGTCCGCGAGCGCGTCCGCATCGAGGAGATCGTCGGCGCGCACGTCGCGCTCAGGCCCGCGGGCGTCGGCTCGCTCAAGGGGCTGTGCCCGTTCCACGACGAGAGGTCGCCGTCGTTCCACGTCCGCCCGCAGGTGGGGCGGTACCACTGCTTCGGGTGCGGCGAGGGCGGCGACGTCATCGCGTTCGTCCAGCAGGTCGACGGGCTGGGTTTCACCGACGCGGTCGAGTACCTGGCGTCGCGCGTCGGCATGCAGCTGCGGTACGAGGAGGGCGGCGGGCCCGCGCGTCCCGGCGAGGAGCCGGGGAAGCGCCGGCGGCTGCTCGACGCGCACCGCGTGGCCGAGGAGTTCTACCGTGAGCAGCTCGTCACGCCGCAGGCCGCGGTGGCGCGCACGTTCCTCGCCGAGCGCGGGTTCGACCGCGCGGCGGCCGACGAGTTCGGCGTGGGCTTCGCGCCGCAGGGCTGGGACGGCCTGCTGCGCCACCTGCGCGGCCGGGGGTTCACCGAGGCCGAGCTCACGGCGTCCGGACTGGTCAGCCAGGGGCAGCGCGGCATCTACGACCGGTTCCGCGGGCGTCTGGTGTGGCCGATCCGCGAGGTCACCGGCGAGACGGTCGGCTTCGGTGCCCGCCGGCTGCTCGACGACGACAACGGTCCCAAGTACCTCAACACCCCCGAGACGCCGCTGTACCGCAAGTCGCACGTGCTGTACGGGATCGACCTGGCCAAGCGGGAGATCTCGAAGCAGAAGCAGGTCGTGGTCGTCGAGGGCTACACCGACGTCATGGCGATGCACCTGTCGGGCGTGCGCACCGCGGTGGCCACCTGCGGCACGGCGTTCGGGACCGACCACGCGCGCATCGTGCGCCGGCTCGTGGGGGACCACGGGGGAGCGGGTGGGGTACAGCTCGCGGGCGGCGCGTCGGTCGGCGGCGAGATCGTCTTCACGTTCGACGGCGACGCGGCCGGCCAGAAGGCCGCGCTGCGCGCGTTCGGCGAGGACCAGGCGTTCTCGGCGCAGACGTTCGTCGCGGTCGAGCCGTCGGGCATGGACCCCTGCGACCTGCGCCAGGCGCGGGGCCCGGACGCGGTGGCTGCGCTCGTCGCCTCGCGGCAGCCGCTGTTCGAGTTCGTCATCCGCTCGACGCTCGCCGCACACGACCTCGGCACCGCCGAGGGGCGCATCCGGGCGCTGCGCGCCGCCGCGCCCGTCGTGGCGAGCATCCGTGACTCCGCGCTGCGGCCCGAGTACGAGCGTCTGCTGGCCGGGTGGCTCGGCATGGACGACGTGAGCGGGGTCCGGCGCGCCGTCGCGGACGCGCGTCGCGCACCGCGTCCCGGGGCCCGGCAGGCGGACCGCGACGTCGTCGCACGGCCCGGCGGGCGCCCCGACGACGCCCCGGCGGTGGTCCCGGTCGCGCGGATGGCGGCACCCGACCGCCGTGACCCCGTCGCGCAGGTGGAGCGCACCGCGCTGGAGGTGGTGCTGCAGCATCCCACGCTCGTGCCGCGGGAGTTCGACGACCTGCCGGCCGACGCGTGCGCCGCACCGGCCTACCGCGCCGTCCACGAGGCGGTCCGTGCCGCCGGCGGCATCGCGGTGGCGGTCGACATCGCGACGCACGGCGGCGAGGCGGCGTGGGTCGAGGCGGTCATCGAGGCCGCCGCCGAGCCGGTACGCCCCCTGCTCACCGAGCTGTCGGTCGCACCGCTGCCGGAGGACCGCCCGACGGCCCTGCCGGCGTTCGTCCGCGGCGTCGTCACACGGCTCGTCGACGTCGGCCTGACGCGCCGCGTCGCGGACGTCCGCGGCCGCCTGCAGCGGCTGGGTGACGACGCGGACCCGTCGGAGCAGCGCGCGCTGCTCTCCGAGCTGCTCGACCTCGAGGCGCAGCGCCGCACCCTGCGCGCGGGCTGA
- a CDS encoding YciI family protein translates to MLFICTDPEGEEPAPGDLTIEEWGADVDERGVWRHGDRLRPVEAATTVRRRGDRVVLSDGPFAETREQIAGYDVIEAADLDEAVAIAAAHPMARAGRVEVRPVWPLDAGD, encoded by the coding sequence ATGCTCTTCATCTGCACGGACCCCGAGGGCGAGGAGCCCGCGCCGGGCGACCTCACGATCGAGGAGTGGGGTGCCGACGTGGACGAGCGTGGCGTCTGGCGGCACGGTGACCGGCTGCGTCCCGTCGAGGCGGCGACGACCGTGCGGCGCCGGGGCGACCGGGTCGTCCTTTCCGACGGACCGTTCGCGGAGACCCGCGAGCAGATCGCGGGGTACGACGTCATCGAGGCGGCCGACCTCGACGAGGCCGTCGCGATCGCGGCGGCGCATCCCATGGCGCGCGCGGGGCGCGTCGAGGTGCGCCCGGTGTGGCCGCTGGACGCGGGCGACTGA
- a CDS encoding deoxyguanosinetriphosphate triphosphohydrolase, whose amino-acid sequence MTAPTVTSADGYADADRERWVAEGEKSRERTPFERDRARLVHSSALRRLGAKTQVLGPSSDDFVRTRLTHTLEVAQVGREIGKALGCDPDVVDSACLAHDLGHPPFGHNGERALAEIARGIGGFEGNAQTLRLLTRLDPKVVAPDGRSVGLNLTRASLDASVKYPWRHGQGPISPASGRPTHKFGVYEDDLPVFTWLRADAPAGRKCLEAQVMDLADDISYSVHDVEDAVVGGRLDLGVLTRPDERARVVEAVDTWYGSEVTADELQAAMDRLVAARFWEAGFDGSRRALAVLKDATSQLIGRFAKAAQQATRARYGEGPLTRYAAELVVPHETLAEILVLKGLAVAYVMAPRELEPLYLRQREILADLVEVMADRGADVLEPPFAADWRAADDDARRLRVVVDQVASLTDVSAVELHTRLVHPPRH is encoded by the coding sequence GTGACCGCCCCCACCGTGACCAGCGCCGACGGGTACGCCGACGCCGACCGCGAGCGGTGGGTGGCCGAGGGGGAGAAGTCCCGCGAGCGGACCCCGTTCGAGCGTGACCGCGCGCGCCTCGTGCACTCCTCGGCGCTGCGGCGCCTCGGCGCCAAGACGCAGGTGCTCGGCCCCTCGTCGGACGACTTCGTGCGCACGCGCCTGACGCACACGCTCGAGGTCGCGCAGGTCGGCCGCGAGATCGGCAAGGCGCTGGGCTGCGACCCCGACGTCGTCGACTCCGCGTGCCTCGCGCACGACCTCGGGCACCCGCCGTTCGGCCACAACGGCGAGCGCGCCCTCGCGGAGATCGCGCGCGGCATCGGCGGGTTCGAGGGCAACGCGCAGACGCTGCGCCTGCTGACGCGCCTGGACCCCAAGGTCGTCGCGCCCGACGGTCGCTCCGTGGGGCTCAACCTCACGCGGGCCAGCCTCGACGCGTCCGTGAAGTACCCGTGGCGCCACGGGCAGGGTCCGATCAGCCCCGCCAGCGGCCGCCCGACCCACAAGTTCGGCGTCTACGAGGACGACCTGCCGGTCTTCACGTGGTTGCGCGCCGACGCGCCCGCGGGGCGCAAGTGCCTCGAGGCGCAGGTCATGGACCTCGCGGACGACATCTCGTACTCCGTGCACGACGTCGAGGACGCCGTGGTCGGCGGGCGCCTCGACCTCGGGGTGCTCACGCGCCCCGACGAGCGTGCGCGGGTCGTCGAGGCCGTCGACACCTGGTACGGCAGCGAGGTCACGGCCGACGAGCTGCAGGCCGCGATGGACCGGCTCGTCGCGGCACGGTTCTGGGAGGCGGGGTTCGACGGCTCACGCCGCGCGCTCGCGGTGCTCAAGGACGCGACGAGCCAGCTCATCGGGCGGTTCGCGAAGGCCGCGCAGCAGGCCACCCGTGCCCGCTACGGCGAGGGTCCGCTGACGCGGTACGCGGCGGAGCTCGTCGTGCCGCACGAGACGCTCGCGGAGATCCTCGTGCTCAAGGGCCTGGCCGTGGCGTACGTCATGGCGCCGCGCGAGCTCGAGCCGCTGTACCTGCGCCAGCGCGAGATCCTCGCCGACCTCGTCGAGGTCATGGCCGACCGTGGCGCCGACGTGCTCGAGCCGCCGTTCGCGGCCGACTGGCGCGCGGCCGACGACGACGCGCGGCGGCTGCGCGTCGTCGTCGACCAGGTCGCCTCGCTCACCGACGTCTCGGCGGTGGAGCTGCACACCCGGCTCGTGCACCCGCCGCGGCACTGA